AGTTTGGAATCAAACTTGGAAATATTTATCTGATGATATCATTTATTACAGGCGAAGTGAGCTTTATTTTCCAGGTATTTACTTAATCTTtagtttatcttttttatttataggATTAAGAAAAACTcttaacaataaataaatagaaaatgaTATGCACAAAGTTTGGAATACATACATAGCATGATAggaaaaattttcaaacaatACAAGTTTTTGATATCTTGATGAATTTACTaactgaaaaaaatatattgcaAGAATAACAATGACTGACGAAGAGTTACAAATATTTTGTCTAATAGAGATAGAGAAATTGCTACAGGCCAATGGAAAATCATTAAGAGATTTTGCTGGTATACTGCTTCCTAATGTTAATTTGGTCTCACAATTTAGTAATTCTATGGTGTTGCGTGAATTAGAATATGACATTTCTGTGATACTTGAAGAACACGATTCAAATTTTTCAAAGTTGAATGAAGAACAGAAGTCAATCTATGATAGGATTATACATTGTGTTACTAACAAGGAACACGGGTTGTTTTTCATTTATGGGTTTGGTGGGACTGGAAAAACTTTTTTGTATAGACTCTTATCTGCCATATTGCGTTCTCAAAGAAGAATTGTTATTAATGTTGCTTCAAGTGGAATTGCTTCATTATTGTTACCTGGTGGTAAAACAGCTCATTCTATGTTTGGTATCCCAATTGAATTGAATGAAGATACTATTTGTAGAATTCCGAAAGATAGTCCTAAGGCTGATTTAATTCGACTTGCTGAGCTGATTATTTGGGATGAAGCTCCAATGACTAACAAGTTGGCATTTGAAACTTTAGACAGAAGTTTTCGAGACATAATGACGTCGATTTCAGTGTCTAACAAAGATCTACCTTTTGGAGGAAAAATCATTATTCTTGGAGGTGATTTTCGACAGGTTTTGCCTGTTATTCCTAAAGCTTCTCGTGCTGAGATTGTTATGGCATCAATcaattctttaattctttggAAGCACTTTGAAGTGTTGACGTTGACAAAAAATATGCGGTTAGAAAGTGCTACAAATCAATCAAATCTGGATGAATTGAAAAGGTTTTCAGATTGGATTCTTCAGATTGGAGAAGGGCGTATTGGGACAATAATTAACGAAAAGCTTTTAGTTCAAATTCCAAATGAGTTTCTGATTTTTCCTTCTGATAATCCAATTGATGATATTATAAATGCAATTTATCCTGACATAGTTAGAAACTTTGATGATACTGTTTTTTTCTAAGACAAAGCCATATTAGCTCCAACAGTAGAGATTGTTGAAGAAATCAATGATCACATTGTTCAATTACTACCTGGGACAGAAAAAGAGTATCTAAGTGCTGATTCTATATGTGGTAGTGATGCTTATTGTGACGTTGATGTTGATTGGATAAAT
This sequence is a window from Arachis stenosperma cultivar V10309 chromosome 10, arast.V10309.gnm1.PFL2, whole genome shotgun sequence. Protein-coding genes within it:
- the LOC130956782 gene encoding uncharacterized protein LOC130956782; translation: MTDEELQIFCLIEIEKLLQANGKSLRDFAGILLPNVNLVSQFSNSMVLRELEYDISVILEEHDSNFSKLNEEQKSIYDRIIHCVTNKEHGLFFIYGFGGTGKTFLYRLLSAILRSQRRIVINVASSGIASLLLPGGKTAHSMFGIPIELNEDTICRIPKDSPKADLIRLAELIIWDEAPMTNKLAFETLDRSFRDIMTSISVSNKDLPFGGKIIILGGDFRQVLPVIPKASRAEIVMASINSLILWKHFEVLTLTKNMRLESATNQSNLDELKRFSDWILQIGEGHKAILAPTVEIVEEINDHIVQLLPGTEKEYLSADSICGSDAYCDVDVDWINTEFLNQIKCSGLPNHSLKLKKGVPIILLRNIDLAGGLCNGTRLIVRDLGTNVIGAEIVSGSHIGDKVFIPRMN